One segment of Fibrobacter succinogenes DNA contains the following:
- a CDS encoding GH116 family glycosyl hydrolase encodes MSIKEYLAGAKMSGSVQKLMTPGLAVEFIQPWYTPLSTTPSTTGIAVGGIGSTFTATPAGTTPVMNVMPGVQVRTEKASDLRFNNFFFKEAVLSAKAALVIGNFAAFGIYNNNFPLLDANGTRVFGDADMKDQKKAEAKLNKVLADKTFFETNKAAFERWHIQFSDRTQALIAAGKDVAALNRAVLIDFFDGMVGEKAAREGALTAAWTNDSEFLGQPGYDAAKMKYTALYPVSETVYEGKGVAITKTQSSYVTPGDERLSSLPVNATVFTLENNTKETREVTIVQIQDSITGYMAKKDRQGVQDSSFVLVPAARFPKGVQFDKELEDGRSVRGIEFYNEKALAESDFNGCMGVSVAWNKKDNLNVSVKPMFYQDDAKSVLKAALQSGRVANSWVKNVYSGRETIAGAIAVTAVLKPKQKVSFQFNMVLDFPEIKLNKLTSAKKYTAFYPEAYGRVVALLTEALAADKTFDDRLKAFENLVPKKPVAKLYKTAAKQTEFKSLAINTLSFLAEATVWDKEDRFLVRECADYPFFNSLDVYFYGSFSLLALMPRLDGVVMKSFGDAILAVNDNRRRHHEFVNLPYADLPDPKLEGPRAVRGAVIHDLGSPFDAEPDAYDWHNVKEWKDLAPKYVLMVYRHYHKTKDMQCLADCKEAVYAAMEYLEKMVNPGENFPLTHGTDDTFDNLCSYGISVYCGSLWIAGLRAAAKIAELLGDNDQATKWNAKSEAANKEFTESLWDENEGYFRFFITPMEMKDLNVEKYAELREAVKVSLELPEDPNAGVKAINEWLCAGEIPDGEDLSKNELRGLKKAWITAQCKEAFTKSWEAKIANDCDDVFADTMLADTYLRLLDLEPITDSAKAKSNLLRIFNTNYKANSPLIGAANLVHKDGSPLDEFNFQAHDVWIGIQYSIMTAMMFHGLEKEASVLANSMIGNLYDEARVPFAAPEGFNGSCRLHPEALVAKFGLSATAADKMHKELLKKGALLADSRISPKLPRNLAAFTKAFGAIAKSNKVDVNELFTLLHSTALKYTAGKYFRPGMVFALLYK; translated from the coding sequence ATGAGCATTAAAGAATATCTTGCCGGTGCAAAAATGTCCGGCTCCGTCCAGAAGCTGATGACCCCGGGTCTCGCTGTGGAATTCATTCAGCCGTGGTACACCCCGCTTTCTACCACGCCTTCTACGACTGGTATTGCCGTGGGCGGTATCGGTTCTACGTTTACCGCAACGCCTGCCGGCACGACTCCCGTGATGAACGTGATGCCGGGCGTCCAGGTTCGCACCGAAAAGGCATCTGACCTCCGCTTCAACAACTTCTTCTTCAAGGAAGCTGTGCTCAGCGCAAAGGCTGCGCTCGTGATTGGCAACTTCGCCGCATTCGGCATCTACAACAACAACTTCCCGCTCCTCGACGCTAATGGCACACGCGTGTTCGGCGATGCCGACATGAAGGACCAGAAGAAGGCCGAAGCCAAGCTCAACAAGGTTCTCGCCGACAAGACTTTCTTCGAAACGAACAAGGCCGCTTTTGAACGCTGGCACATCCAGTTCAGCGACCGCACCCAGGCTTTGATTGCCGCAGGCAAGGACGTTGCCGCCCTCAACCGCGCCGTGCTCATCGATTTCTTCGACGGCATGGTTGGCGAAAAGGCTGCCCGCGAAGGCGCTCTCACCGCCGCTTGGACAAACGACAGCGAATTCCTCGGCCAGCCGGGCTATGACGCCGCCAAGATGAAGTACACCGCCCTCTATCCGGTTAGCGAAACCGTTTACGAAGGCAAGGGTGTCGCCATCACCAAAACGCAGTCCAGCTACGTGACTCCGGGCGACGAACGTCTCTCCAGCCTCCCAGTGAACGCTACCGTCTTCACACTTGAAAACAACACCAAGGAAACCCGCGAAGTGACGATTGTCCAGATTCAGGACAGCATCACGGGCTACATGGCCAAGAAGGACCGCCAGGGCGTTCAGGACTCTAGCTTTGTTCTCGTTCCGGCCGCACGTTTCCCGAAGGGTGTGCAGTTCGACAAGGAACTCGAAGATGGCCGCTCCGTTCGCGGTATCGAATTTTATAACGAAAAGGCTCTCGCCGAAAGTGACTTCAACGGTTGCATGGGCGTGAGCGTGGCTTGGAACAAGAAGGACAACCTCAACGTTTCCGTGAAGCCGATGTTCTACCAGGACGATGCAAAGTCCGTCTTGAAGGCAGCTCTCCAAAGCGGTCGCGTTGCCAATTCCTGGGTCAAGAATGTCTATAGCGGACGTGAAACAATTGCAGGCGCCATCGCCGTTACCGCCGTGCTCAAGCCGAAGCAGAAGGTCAGTTTCCAGTTCAACATGGTGCTCGACTTCCCGGAAATCAAGCTGAACAAGCTCACCTCCGCCAAGAAATATACAGCATTCTACCCGGAAGCATATGGCCGCGTGGTCGCCCTCCTCACGGAAGCTCTCGCCGCCGACAAGACTTTTGACGATCGCCTCAAGGCATTTGAAAACCTTGTTCCGAAGAAGCCGGTTGCAAAGCTCTACAAGACCGCCGCCAAGCAGACTGAATTCAAGAGCCTCGCCATCAACACGCTCAGCTTCCTCGCCGAAGCCACCGTGTGGGACAAGGAAGACCGCTTCTTGGTTCGCGAATGCGCTGACTATCCGTTCTTCAACTCTCTCGACGTTTACTTCTACGGCAGCTTTAGCTTGCTCGCCCTCATGCCGCGTCTCGATGGCGTCGTGATGAAGAGCTTTGGCGATGCCATTCTCGCCGTGAACGACAACCGTCGCCGCCACCATGAATTTGTGAACCTCCCCTACGCCGATCTCCCGGATCCGAAGCTCGAAGGCCCGCGCGCAGTACGTGGCGCCGTGATCCACGACCTCGGTAGCCCCTTCGACGCAGAACCGGATGCCTACGACTGGCACAACGTGAAGGAATGGAAGGACCTCGCTCCGAAATACGTGCTCATGGTCTACCGTCACTACCACAAGACGAAGGACATGCAGTGCCTCGCCGACTGCAAGGAAGCTGTTTACGCTGCCATGGAATACCTCGAAAAGATGGTGAACCCAGGCGAAAACTTCCCGCTCACCCACGGTACGGACGACACGTTCGACAACCTCTGCAGCTACGGTATTTCCGTTTACTGCGGTTCCCTCTGGATTGCAGGCCTCCGCGCAGCCGCAAAAATTGCAGAACTCCTCGGCGATAACGATCAGGCCACCAAGTGGAACGCCAAGTCCGAAGCCGCCAACAAGGAATTCACCGAATCGCTCTGGGACGAAAACGAAGGCTACTTCCGCTTCTTCATCACTCCGATGGAAATGAAAGACTTGAACGTCGAAAAGTACGCTGAACTCCGCGAAGCCGTGAAGGTATCGCTCGAACTCCCGGAAGATCCGAACGCTGGCGTGAAGGCCATCAATGAATGGCTCTGCGCAGGCGAAATCCCGGACGGCGAAGACCTCTCCAAGAACGAGCTCCGCGGCCTCAAGAAGGCTTGGATTACAGCTCAGTGCAAAGAAGCCTTCACCAAGAGCTGGGAAGCAAAGATCGCCAACGACTGCGACGACGTGTTCGCCGATACGATGCTTGCCGACACTTACCTCCGCTTGCTCGACCTCGAACCGATTACCGACAGCGCAAAGGCAAAGTCTAACTTGCTCAGAATTTTCAATACGAACTATAAGGCCAACAGCCCGCTCATCGGTGCCGCAAACCTTGTCCATAAAGACGGATCTCCGCTGGATGAATTCAACTTCCAGGCTCACGACGTTTGGATCGGCATTCAGTACAGCATCATGACCGCCATGATGTTCCACGGTTTGGAAAAGGAAGCCTCCGTGCTCGCCAACTCCATGATCGGAAACCTCTATGACGAAGCACGCGTGCCGTTTGCTGCTCCGGAAGGATTCAACGGTTCTTGCCGCCTCCACCCGGAAGCTCTCGTTGCAAAGTTCGGCCTCAGCGCAACTGCCGCAGACAAGATGCACAAGGAACTTCTGAAGAAGGGCGCACTCCTCGCCGACTCCCGCATCAGCCCGAAGCTCCCGCGCAATCTCGCCGCCTTCACTAAGGCATTCGGCGCCATTGCCAAGAGCAACAAGGTCGATGTGAACGAGCTCTTCACGCTGCTCCACAGCACGGCTTTGAAGTACACCGCAGGTAAGTACTTCCGCCCGGGCATGGTTTTCGCACTGCTTTATAAGTAG
- a CDS encoding penicillin-binding protein 1A — MNKFKAFMKTFGSLVKKYGAIVWLKIWSVIKIAFANKVFRWFFIFMCPIIVAFIAAFVVYVHYSPQLPSLSQLEQINPRLVTNIFDKDGQIAHEYFVERREWTSIDSIPLDAIHAVMATEDRAFYKHWGMNVWAIPSAIIESAMSGNKLRGASTLTQQLTKLLFLTPERSLSRKIKEMMTAIRIEQTYTKEEILEFYMNEVYLAGGNYGFQAAGKFYFGKPLDSLSIPEFAVLAGMLQRPETYRPDRHPKNSLRRRNTVLFAMYDAGYITRDEYHKYVSTPIELAKKEDVTGTGLYFFEEIRKYMEKKYGENSLYADGVSVYSTIDPDIQAFLDSVAYVQVEKVRRRIKYRATRRLQLTKKYDMPEDSIVAHFDSVYTLFKKEYLSADTVKNRRGQFARFPDSIRYHHAEVAAIIIENETGAIRAMVGGSDFNKSKWNRAVQSLRQPGSSFKPIVYSTAMDNGASPCDSVNDQPVTIPDPDDKNPNKVWRPGNFEHDFEGMMTLRRALYKSKNLPAILTGMKYGLSNVVNYARKFGIKRAPLQAVPSLALGSVGATLMEMTSAYTVFPNGGNRIEPYMIESIVDRNGEILEKNSKVEHEVLRPASAYLMVDMLKDVNIRGTAARVWNSGFRHPSGGKTGTTNDYTDTWYIGFTKQYTMGVWVGSDTPGTMGAGHTGTEDALPIWMATMSKLHKDLPKLPFPVPPGVISRGICNHTGLVAGEFCSEKTYCLYTAGYGPTERCDGNHFGSQTKSADNATLFSNKGVVENNRYEAPQPKKKKGKKDPEPQPKRNTRKMF; from the coding sequence ATGAATAAGTTCAAAGCATTCATGAAAACTTTTGGGTCGCTCGTCAAGAAGTATGGAGCTATCGTTTGGCTGAAAATTTGGAGCGTAATAAAGATTGCGTTCGCGAATAAGGTCTTCCGATGGTTCTTTATTTTTATGTGCCCGATTATCGTGGCGTTCATTGCGGCTTTTGTCGTCTATGTCCATTATTCGCCGCAATTGCCGTCGCTCTCGCAGCTCGAACAGATCAATCCGAGGCTGGTGACCAATATTTTTGACAAGGATGGTCAAATTGCTCATGAGTATTTCGTGGAACGCCGCGAATGGACTTCGATTGACTCGATTCCTCTGGATGCAATTCATGCGGTGATGGCGACCGAAGACCGCGCTTTCTATAAGCACTGGGGTATGAACGTTTGGGCGATCCCGTCTGCTATCATCGAGAGTGCCATGTCTGGCAACAAGCTTCGTGGTGCATCAACGCTCACGCAGCAGCTCACCAAGCTCTTGTTCCTCACGCCGGAACGTTCTCTTTCCCGTAAGATCAAGGAAATGATGACGGCTATCCGCATCGAACAGACGTACACGAAGGAAGAAATTCTTGAATTCTACATGAACGAAGTTTACCTCGCTGGTGGTAACTACGGTTTCCAGGCGGCTGGCAAGTTCTATTTTGGCAAGCCTCTCGATAGCCTTTCTATCCCAGAATTTGCGGTGCTTGCTGGTATGTTGCAGCGTCCGGAAACGTACCGCCCTGACCGTCACCCAAAGAATTCTCTCCGTCGTCGTAACACGGTGCTTTTTGCCATGTACGATGCTGGTTATATCACTCGCGATGAATACCACAAGTATGTTAGCACTCCGATTGAACTTGCCAAGAAGGAAGATGTCACCGGAACGGGTCTCTATTTCTTCGAAGAAATCCGCAAGTACATGGAAAAGAAGTATGGTGAAAATTCGCTTTATGCCGATGGCGTGTCCGTCTATAGTACGATTGACCCGGATATCCAGGCCTTCCTTGATAGTGTAGCCTATGTTCAGGTCGAAAAGGTGCGTCGCCGTATCAAGTACCGTGCTACGCGTAGACTCCAGCTCACGAAAAAGTACGACATGCCCGAAGATAGCATCGTTGCTCACTTCGACAGCGTCTATACGCTTTTCAAGAAGGAATATCTTTCTGCGGATACGGTGAAGAATAGGCGTGGTCAGTTTGCCCGTTTCCCGGACAGTATCCGTTATCACCATGCCGAAGTTGCTGCTATTATCATTGAAAACGAGACGGGTGCAATCCGTGCTATGGTAGGCGGTAGTGACTTTAACAAGTCCAAGTGGAACCGCGCTGTGCAGTCTTTGCGTCAGCCGGGGTCTTCGTTCAAGCCGATTGTCTATTCGACCGCAATGGACAATGGTGCAAGCCCTTGCGACTCCGTGAACGACCAGCCGGTGACAATCCCGGATCCGGATGACAAGAACCCGAACAAGGTTTGGCGCCCGGGTAACTTCGAACACGATTTCGAAGGTATGATGACGCTCCGCCGTGCGCTCTACAAGTCCAAGAACTTGCCTGCAATTTTGACTGGCATGAAGTATGGCCTTAGCAACGTGGTGAACTATGCCCGCAAGTTTGGTATCAAACGAGCCCCGCTCCAGGCCGTGCCGAGCTTGGCTCTTGGCTCTGTGGGGGCGACTCTTATGGAAATGACTTCTGCTTACACGGTGTTCCCGAACGGCGGTAACCGCATCGAACCGTACATGATCGAATCGATTGTAGACCGCAATGGTGAAATTCTCGAAAAGAATTCAAAGGTTGAACACGAAGTGTTGCGCCCGGCATCGGCTTACTTGATGGTCGATATGCTCAAGGATGTGAACATTCGCGGTACGGCGGCTCGCGTTTGGAATTCGGGCTTCCGCCATCCGAGCGGTGGTAAGACGGGTACGACGAACGACTACACGGATACGTGGTACATCGGCTTTACCAAGCAGTACACGATGGGTGTCTGGGTGGGTTCCGATACGCCGGGGACCATGGGTGCCGGTCATACGGGTACCGAAGATGCTCTCCCGATCTGGATGGCTACGATGTCCAAGCTGCATAAGGATTTGCCGAAGCTTCCGTTCCCGGTTCCGCCTGGCGTGATTAGCCGTGGTATTTGCAACCATACAGGCCTTGTTGCCGGTGAGTTCTGCTCCGAAAAGACCTATTGCCTTTACACGGCGGGGTATGGCCCGACGGAACGTTGCGATGGAAACCACTTTGGTTCTCAGACAAAGTCTGCGGATAACGCTACTTTGTTCAGCAACAAGGGCGTCGTAGAAAATAACCGCTACGAAGCTCCGCAGCCCAAGAAAAAGAAGGGCAAGAAGGATCCGGAACCGCAGCCTAAGCGCAATACGAGAAAGATGTTCTAG
- the purN gene encoding phosphoribosylglycinamide formyltransferase: MFKIGVMASGGGSNFKAIIDHIGSGDLEAQCKFLITNNAGCGAVHHAEEYGIPVYHISGKTHPDQAAFEAAMLEVLDKYDVDLLILAGYMKALPLCMLKRMPDRILNIHPSLLPKFGGKGFFGHHVHEAVLAAHETESGPTVHLVSEEIDRGRILAQTKVPVMPDDTPDTLAARVLVQEHALYWKTIRDYAKSLGLR, encoded by the coding sequence ATGTTTAAAATTGGCGTCATGGCTTCCGGCGGTGGAAGCAACTTCAAAGCGATTATTGATCACATTGGTTCGGGTGACCTCGAAGCTCAGTGTAAGTTCTTGATTACGAACAACGCGGGTTGTGGTGCTGTGCATCATGCCGAGGAATATGGAATCCCGGTTTACCACATCTCGGGCAAAACGCATCCGGATCAGGCGGCATTTGAAGCGGCCATGCTTGAAGTTCTCGACAAGTACGATGTGGATCTTTTGATTTTGGCGGGTTACATGAAGGCGCTCCCGCTTTGCATGCTCAAGCGCATGCCGGACCGCATTTTGAACATTCATCCGTCGCTGTTGCCGAAGTTTGGCGGTAAGGGCTTTTTTGGACATCACGTTCATGAAGCTGTGCTTGCCGCGCACGAAACGGAATCTGGCCCGACGGTGCATCTCGTGAGCGAAGAAATCGACCGCGGTCGCATTTTGGCGCAAACTAAAGTTCCTGTGATGCCGGACGATACGCCCGACACGCTTGCCGCTCGTGTGCTGGTGCAAGAACACGCTCTGTACTGGAAGACTATTCGCGACTACGCCAAGTCGCTGGGTTTGCGTTAA
- a CDS encoding polysaccharide deacetylase family protein, translating to MAETPLKTIPWNGHVGAVSFTFDDAYANQVQNLKPILEALPDVHVTFFLTSMGNGLKQNAAGFAALAKAGNEMGNHTQSHPHLTGVGDSQLEQEIVKFADEIESVLSEQGADVKVVSLATPFCENNDKIKSVIATRHFINRDCGWHGRNDWDTEPDWMSLQAKIWTRSGATVSEMLSSLDTAAFIGNFGGAQPWEVQVKGGSWLVVLNHGVTDDAGDDYAINPSDIKKIFEHAIENKLWIAPFGTVGAYHRAHFVIDAATSIATEDGFTVNWKIPNEHMPKSVPLRVKIDTKSVGENAVVVQAGKKLIPESDGSYIIEFMAKELKVSKSNTIDIPRDSSAVGDSTNSLPKSTSANRAYSKYTVFDMNGNFLGETTGWNIPASIPKGAYIVRAEAAGHKAVTKKLVK from the coding sequence ATGGCAGAAACTCCTCTTAAAACAATTCCCTGGAATGGTCATGTTGGGGCTGTAAGTTTTACCTTTGACGACGCTTACGCAAACCAGGTGCAGAACCTTAAACCGATATTGGAGGCGTTGCCGGATGTCCACGTGACATTTTTCCTCACGAGTATGGGGAATGGCTTGAAACAAAACGCTGCTGGGTTTGCCGCACTTGCAAAAGCCGGAAACGAAATGGGGAACCATACGCAGTCGCATCCGCACTTGACCGGAGTTGGTGATAGTCAATTGGAACAGGAAATTGTCAAGTTCGCAGACGAAATTGAAAGCGTTCTTTCGGAGCAGGGCGCAGATGTGAAGGTGGTTTCGCTGGCGACACCGTTTTGCGAGAACAACGACAAAATTAAAAGCGTGATTGCCACAAGACATTTCATCAATCGCGATTGCGGATGGCATGGACGCAACGATTGGGATACGGAACCGGACTGGATGAGCCTTCAGGCAAAAATCTGGACGCGCTCGGGGGCGACTGTTTCCGAAATGCTTTCGTCGTTGGACACGGCTGCGTTTATCGGCAATTTTGGGGGTGCGCAGCCTTGGGAAGTCCAAGTGAAGGGCGGTTCATGGCTTGTCGTGCTGAATCATGGTGTTACGGATGATGCGGGGGATGACTACGCCATCAATCCGTCGGACATCAAGAAAATTTTTGAACATGCTATTGAAAATAAATTATGGATTGCACCGTTCGGGACCGTTGGGGCTTATCACCGGGCTCATTTTGTGATCGATGCTGCAACTTCGATTGCAACGGAAGACGGCTTTACTGTGAATTGGAAAATTCCGAACGAACATATGCCGAAAAGTGTCCCGTTGCGTGTGAAAATTGATACGAAGAGCGTTGGTGAGAATGCCGTTGTGGTGCAAGCTGGTAAAAAGTTGATTCCTGAAAGCGATGGTTCCTATATCATCGAGTTCATGGCGAAAGAGCTCAAGGTGAGTAAATCTAATACGATTGACATTCCTCGCGATTCTTCAGCCGTGGGCGATTCGACGAATTCTCTTCCGAAATCAACCTCTGCAAATCGCGCTTACTCGAAATATACCGTATTCGACATGAACGGAAATTTCCTCGGCGAGACGACAGGTTGGAACATCCCTGCTAGTATTCCAAAGGGCGCCTACATTGTCCGTGCTGAAGCCGCGGGGCATAAAGCGGTAACGAAAAAACTGGTAAAGTAG
- the ruvB gene encoding Holliday junction branch migration DNA helicase RuvB: protein MDDQRIISPQKCSFDEGDSDRNLRPPSLSEFTGQDDIKESLSIAIEAARQRGDALDHCLFAGPPGLGKTTLSGIIAKEMGVNIHITSGPVLEKASDLAGLLTSLQENDILFIDEIHRLNRVVEEYLYPAMEDFRLDIMLDSGPAARSVNLPLKHFTLVGATTRSGLLTGPLRDRFGLQYRLELYNEKDIVKILMRSARILGVELSEDAAKILGGRCRGTPRVANRVLRRCRDVAQVRGTGIIDERAAIKTLEMLGIDSEGLDPTDRKILAMMIDKFGGGPVGLGTISAAMGEEPDTLEEVYEPYLIQKGLISRTPRGRVATHNAYRMLHKPIPKALLNEQTELEL, encoded by the coding sequence ATGGATGATCAACGTATAATTTCTCCGCAAAAATGTTCTTTTGACGAAGGCGATTCCGACCGCAACTTACGACCGCCTAGCTTGAGCGAATTTACAGGCCAAGACGACATCAAAGAAAGCCTATCTATCGCCATTGAAGCAGCTAGACAACGCGGCGACGCACTTGATCATTGCTTATTCGCAGGCCCTCCGGGACTCGGGAAAACAACGCTTTCGGGCATTATTGCAAAAGAGATGGGCGTGAACATCCACATCACAAGCGGTCCCGTGCTCGAAAAGGCGAGCGATCTTGCGGGGCTCCTTACAAGTTTACAAGAAAACGATATTTTATTCATTGACGAAATCCACCGTTTAAACCGCGTTGTCGAAGAATACCTCTACCCTGCTATGGAAGATTTTAGGCTTGATATCATGCTCGATTCAGGCCCGGCAGCACGAAGCGTAAACCTTCCGCTCAAGCATTTCACACTCGTTGGCGCCACAACACGCAGCGGGCTTTTAACCGGACCGCTCCGCGATCGCTTTGGCTTGCAATACCGCTTAGAACTTTATAACGAAAAAGATATCGTCAAGATTCTCATGCGAAGCGCACGAATTTTAGGCGTTGAGCTTTCAGAAGATGCAGCCAAGATTCTCGGTGGGCGCTGCCGCGGAACACCTCGTGTAGCAAACCGAGTTCTCAGACGTTGCAGAGACGTGGCGCAAGTACGCGGCACAGGAATCATCGACGAACGCGCCGCCATCAAAACGCTCGAAATGCTCGGCATCGATAGCGAAGGCCTCGACCCCACCGACCGCAAGATTTTAGCCATGATGATTGACAAGTTTGGCGGTGGCCCTGTGGGGCTCGGCACCATCAGTGCAGCCATGGGCGAAGAACCGGATACGCTCGAAGAAGTCTATGAACCGTACCTCATCCAAAAAGGTTTGATTTCTCGCACCCCACGTGGCCGCGTAGCAACGCATAACGCCTACAGGATGCTTCACAAGCCTATCCCCAAAGCGCTACTGAACGAGCAAACGGAATTGGAGCTATAG
- a CDS encoding ribonuclease HII yields MKFKLPAFLENIESPVEGEVALRKFAANPLAFGGDLDLFSASANGALSGNATENSAIVVGIDEVGRGPLAGPVVACAAVLKSPDALLTLNDSKKLSRPKREAMFDAVKDACACYAIASASVEEIDEMNILEADFLAMRRALQALGFPGLNESAPEIPIEVKGSFAEAAAAARNAIRVILTPKAEDNSEGECCDHACMGITEPKSWGVAPSSGGLPKILIAVDGNLKIDKMPQDIQMPIVKGDGRIASISAASILAKVFRDRYMDKLEELYPGYGFDKHAGYGTKAHLDAIRRQGFTPAHRKSFHPKSL; encoded by the coding sequence ATGAAATTTAAACTGCCCGCATTTTTGGAAAACATTGAATCCCCGGTAGAAGGGGAGGTGGCGCTGCGCAAGTTTGCTGCAAATCCACTTGCGTTTGGCGGTGACTTGGACTTGTTTTCTGCGAGTGCGAATGGAGCGCTTTCTGGAAACGCGACGGAAAATTCTGCAATTGTTGTGGGCATTGACGAAGTAGGCCGAGGACCGCTTGCTGGCCCTGTTGTGGCATGCGCTGCCGTGCTTAAGTCCCCCGATGCGCTCTTGACGCTGAATGATTCCAAGAAGCTTTCTCGCCCCAAGCGCGAAGCGATGTTTGATGCGGTTAAGGATGCTTGTGCTTGCTATGCGATTGCTAGCGCGAGCGTCGAAGAAATCGACGAGATGAACATTCTCGAAGCGGATTTTTTGGCCATGCGCCGTGCGTTGCAAGCGCTCGGATTCCCGGGCCTCAACGAATCCGCCCCCGAAATCCCCATCGAAGTCAAAGGCTCTTTCGCCGAAGCCGCGGCTGCCGCTCGCAACGCCATCCGCGTCATCCTGACGCCGAAGGCAGAAGACAACTCAGAAGGCGAGTGTTGCGACCATGCTTGCATGGGCATAACCGAGCCAAAGAGTTGGGGCGTAGCCCCATCCAGTGGCGGTTTACCAAAAATTCTCATTGCCGTTGACGGCAACCTCAAAATCGACAAGATGCCGCAAGACATCCAGATGCCCATCGTCAAAGGCGATGGCCGCATCGCAAGCATTTCGGCTGCCTCGATTCTTGCGAAAGTTTTTCGTGACCGCTATATGGATAAATTAGAAGAACTTTATCCGGGTTACGGCTTTGATAAGCATGCCGGTTACGGCACCAAGGCTCACCTCGATGCTATCCGCCGCCAAGGCTTTACGCCTGCACACCGCAAAAGCTTCCACCCCAAAAGCCTGTAA
- the ruvA gene encoding Holliday junction branch migration protein RuvA, producing the protein MIERIRGILVQKSPTFIVVECAGVGYGINISAYTAGKLPEEGTEVILHTNLVVREDSMTLFGFADKTEKDTFIMLLDVNGVGPKLAQRILSGSTPADLLNMIASDNKAALGKIKGLGKKTCEQMTLTLKEKAGTMLQALGNVEGSGITSMGALTGAKMEAVLALHTLGVKDPMAEKAVVKAVEVLGDAADAAALIPEALKYL; encoded by the coding sequence ATGATAGAGCGGATCCGTGGCATTCTGGTACAGAAATCCCCCACGTTTATCGTTGTAGAATGTGCAGGAGTCGGTTACGGAATCAACATTTCAGCGTACACCGCAGGCAAGCTGCCCGAAGAGGGCACTGAGGTCATTTTGCACACGAACCTTGTAGTGCGCGAAGATTCCATGACGCTTTTCGGTTTTGCCGACAAGACTGAAAAAGATACGTTCATCATGCTGCTCGACGTCAATGGCGTGGGCCCAAAATTAGCACAACGAATTTTGAGCGGAAGCACTCCAGCTGATCTACTGAACATGATTGCTAGTGACAACAAGGCGGCGCTAGGCAAAATCAAGGGACTAGGCAAAAAGACTTGCGAACAGATGACGCTCACGCTCAAAGAAAAAGCAGGAACCATGTTACAGGCTCTCGGAAACGTCGAAGGGTCAGGCATCACCAGCATGGGCGCACTCACCGGAGCAAAGATGGAAGCTGTTTTGGCTCTGCATACGCTTGGCGTGAAGGACCCGATGGCGGAAAAGGCGGTTGTCAAGGCAGTAGAGGTTCTTGGAGATGCGGCAGATGCCGCAGCACTTATCCCAGAAGCTCTCAAGTATTTGTAA